The Acidobacteriota bacterium genome segment GCACTGGAAAATGCGGGCTATGACCCCAATCAGTACGGTGGTCGAATCGGTGTTTTCGCCGGCGCCGGTCTTCATTCCTATTACCACGACTACCTGGTCACAAATCAAAAATTAATCGAGACTTTGGGAGAACTCCCGCGCTTTCTTGCCGTTGAAAAGGATTTTCTTAGTACGCGGGTTTCCTATCGGCTGAACCTCAAGGGCCCTAGCATTTCGTTGCAGACTGCATGTTCGACCTCACTCGTTGCGGTGCATTTTGGCTGTCAAAGCCTGCTAAACGGCGAATCCGATATGGTCTTGGCTGGTGGCGTGTCTATCAAGCTTCCTCAGACCGCCGGGTATCTTTATCAAGAAGGAACGATCCTGTCGCCGGATGGTCACTGCCGTGCCTTTGATGCCGCAGCGGCTGGGACGATTTTCGGCAGTGGCGCGGGAATAGTCATATTGAAGCGCTTATCGGATGCTCTTTCTGATGGCGACACTATTCACGCGGTAATCCGCGGGTCCTGCGTCAACAACGATGGATCGATTAAGGTGAGCTACACCGCTCCAAGCATTGATGGACAGGCCCGTGCGATTTCCGAAGCTCTGGCAATGGCAGACGTCGACGCGAGCGAGATCAGTTACGTCGAAGCCCACGGGAGTGGAACTTCTCTGGGCGACCCTATCGAAGTCGCCGCATTGACAAAGGCATTTCGGGAAACCACAGCCGAAATGGGATTTTGCGGAATTGGCTCAATTAAAACTAATGTCGGCCATCTTGATGCTGCAGCCGGAGTCGCCGGCTTGATCAAAACCGTCTTGTCCCTTGAGCATGGAAAGCTGCCGCCCAGCTTGCATTTCAAAGGACCAAATCCTTCGATCGATTTTTGTAACAGCCCGTTCTTTGTTCAGAGCACTTTATCGGATTGGAAGTCAAAGAATGGCCGGCGGATCGCGGGCATCAGTTCTTTTGGAATTGGCGGGACAAATGCGCATGTGATTGTTGAAGAGGCGCCAACTGTTCATTCAGACGCTGCGCCGAAAGCATGGGAAATCATTCCGATCTCGGCCAGAACTTATGAAGCTCTGGAAAAGGCGACTGATCGGCTCAATTCGCATCTCAGATCGCAATCCGAACTCGCCGTTTCAGATGTTGCATTCACTTTGCAGGAAGGGCGCCGTGCGTTCTCGCATAGGAGGGCCATTGTCGCGCCAAGTATTGAGCACGCTGTCGAGTTGCTCGAAAAGCGAACAGCGAAACGCGTTCACAGTTCAAGGGCAACTGAGAAAGCTCTTGAGACGGTATTCATGTTCCCGGGGCAGGGCGCGCAACATGCGAACATGGGGCGAGAACTCTATGAGAACGAATCGACATTCCGGCAACACATCGATCAGTGTGCAGAGTATCTGCTGCCAATCCTCGGCTTGGATTTGAGACGTGTCCTCTACTCGCATTCACTCGATGAGAATGCCGATGCACAACTGAAGCAGACCCGGATCACACAACCTGCAGTCTTTACGGTCAGCTATGCGCTGGCACAGTTGTGGTTGTCTTGGGGAATCACTCCAAAAGCGATGATCGGTCATAGTCTTGGAGAGTACGTAGCGGCCACGCTTGCTGGCGTTTTCGAGCTCGAAGATTGCCTGGCGCTCGTGGCGGAGCGTGCTCGTCTGATGCAGCAACTTCCGCCGGGCAGCATGCTTGTCGTGCACAGGGCGGAGCATCATCTTCGGTCGCGATTGAACGGCGACATTTCCATTGCTGCAGTGAATGCTCCTGAAGTCACCGTGCTGTCCGGGCCAACGTCCGCAATCAAGGACCTAGCACAGTTGCTGGCCAAGGATGGGGTCGCGGTTCAGCCGCTAACTACCTCGCACGCTTTCCACTCTTCGATGATGGATCCGATCATCGCGATGTTTCGAGCGGTCGCAGCTGCAGTTCCCAAACGAATACCGCGGATATCCATTGTGTCCACGGTGACAGCAGACTGGATGACGCCGGAACAAGCTACTGACGCGAATTATTGGGCGCAACAGATTCGAAGTAGTGTGCGTTTCAGCCCGGCGCTCTTGAAAGCGCTCGAGAACAGCGAGGGCAACTTGCTGGAGGTAGGACCCGGGAATTCACTGAGCACACTTGCCAAGCTTCACTTGAAATCCTCTCAGCAAAATAGAGTGTTCCACTCGCTGCCCCATGCCAAAGATGAGCGTTCCGAACTGGAAAACCTGCTGAGCACTGTTGGGGCGCTGTGGGTGTCAGGCGCGCCCGTAGACTGGAGGCGGTTGCGCAAGAATCGTGGACAGAGGGTACCACTTCCCACCTATCCATTCGAGCGTCAGCGGTTCTGGATTGAACCGGCGAGGCCACCAGCTCAAATTTTCATAACTACCGAAATTGTCGAGAAAGCACAGGATCTTCTCGCTCAAGCAAGCGCTAATACAAACGGCTGTCGAGAGCATAGTCAGCTTGCGAGGAATGAGACAGTGGACACGAAACCTGTGTCCACGATCCTCAACATTTCATCAGAAATGTCCGTTGAGGAGACATTAACTAGTCTCTGGCAGGAGGCGCTCGGCGTTTCGCAGGTTGATGTGGACGATAATTTCTTCAATCTGGGCGGTCAGTCTCTATTGGCGCTGAGCCTCATAACCCAGATTGGACGCGCATTCGGCGCACGGTTTTCCCTGGCTTCTCTCGTTGGCGCCCCAACGATTCGCGAGTTCGCCCAGATTGTTGAGAAAGAACTCAGCTTGAAGAGTGCACACGCGAACGGTATCTCTCCTTCTTCGATTCAACAAGCGGTGCGCGCCTTCGTCCTCGAAAACTATCTAAGTGGCGGAGATAACGCCTGCGCGAACACAGATTCCCTGCTGGAGAACAACCTGATAGACGCAATGGACTTCCTCCATATTGCCATGTTCTTGGAAGAAACGTACGGAATCCGCATCAACAATGATGAGCTAATCGGAGCCAATATGGGATCGATCCACAACATTGCTTCGTACGTGGCATATAAGTTGAGTGAACAACGAGGAAGAACAACGCGCTTAGGCCCCTCAGTGCTGCACACGGGCGAACATGCAGCACTTGAATCAGCTGGCTGATACTGAGCGTAAATTCTGCCGTGAATTCTATGCAAAAGCCTTTGCTGACGTTTTTGATCGCGGGGTTCCAGCATGAGCGCTTCGTTCGAGAGGCGGTGGAAGCCGCGTTCGCACAAACGTATTCGCCTCTAGAGATCATCTTGTCTGACGATTGTTCTCAGGATGGAACCTTCGAGCTAATGCGTCAAGCTGCGGCAGCATATCGCGGTCCGCACCACATTGTGCTGAATCGAAACCCGATTCGGCGCTCGCTCGGGGGGCATCTCAACCAACTCATGGGGATGTCAACTGGGGAGTTCATCGTCATCGCCGCGGCAGACGATGTTTCTGCGCCCGAAAGGACGTCGGCAATCTACGAAGCCTGGAACTGTGGTGGCCGCAAAGCTACTTCCATCCATTCGGCGTATGTCCAGATTGACGAGAATGGGAGAGAGATCGCAAACGCCTTCCCGGAACGGGCTAAACACCAGTCCGACGTTCCGCCGAGTCCCTCCGATTTTGTCCGTACACTACGACCCACTGTGTTCGGATGCACGCACGCCTTCTCGAAGAAGTTGTTCGATGTATTCGGAAACGTCCCCGAAGATCTGATTCATGAAGACGACGTACTAGGGCTGCGCTCACTGCTGGCGGGAAGCATA includes the following:
- a CDS encoding polyketide synthase, coding for MKQEQLDHIAIVGLAGRFPGAPDLEQFWRNLRDGVESITRLDDRDLLASGVDPSLLATDHYVKASPILDGIEYFDAEFFGFSPREAEVTDPQHRVFLECAWEALENAGYDPNQYGGRIGVFAGAGLHSYYHDYLVTNQKLIETLGELPRFLAVEKDFLSTRVSYRLNLKGPSISLQTACSTSLVAVHFGCQSLLNGESDMVLAGGVSIKLPQTAGYLYQEGTILSPDGHCRAFDAAAAGTIFGSGAGIVILKRLSDALSDGDTIHAVIRGSCVNNDGSIKVSYTAPSIDGQARAISEALAMADVDASEISYVEAHGSGTSLGDPIEVAALTKAFRETTAEMGFCGIGSIKTNVGHLDAAAGVAGLIKTVLSLEHGKLPPSLHFKGPNPSIDFCNSPFFVQSTLSDWKSKNGRRIAGISSFGIGGTNAHVIVEEAPTVHSDAAPKAWEIIPISARTYEALEKATDRLNSHLRSQSELAVSDVAFTLQEGRRAFSHRRAIVAPSIEHAVELLEKRTAKRVHSSRATEKALETVFMFPGQGAQHANMGRELYENESTFRQHIDQCAEYLLPILGLDLRRVLYSHSLDENADAQLKQTRITQPAVFTVSYALAQLWLSWGITPKAMIGHSLGEYVAATLAGVFELEDCLALVAERARLMQQLPPGSMLVVHRAEHHLRSRLNGDISIAAVNAPEVTVLSGPTSAIKDLAQLLAKDGVAVQPLTTSHAFHSSMMDPIIAMFRAVAAAVPKRIPRISIVSTVTADWMTPEQATDANYWAQQIRSSVRFSPALLKALENSEGNLLEVGPGNSLSTLAKLHLKSSQQNRVFHSLPHAKDERSELENLLSTVGALWVSGAPVDWRRLRKNRGQRVPLPTYPFERQRFWIEPARPPAQIFITTEIVEKAQDLLAQASANTNGCREHSQLARNETVDTKPVSTILNISSEMSVEETLTSLWQEALGVSQVDVDDNFFNLGGQSLLALSLITQIGRAFGARFSLASLVGAPTIREFAQIVEKELSLKSAHANGISPSSIQQAVRAFVLENYLSGGDNACANTDSLLENNLIDAMDFLHIAMFLEETYGIRINNDELIGANMGSIHNIASYVAYKLSEQRGRTTRLGPSVLHTGEHAALESAG